In Dermacentor silvarum isolate Dsil-2018 chromosome 10, BIME_Dsil_1.4, whole genome shotgun sequence, the genomic stretch TACCTCATGTCGGAACACAGAAAACAGTGTTTATTTAACGGAATACATTGCAAAAGGAACCACTTGTGGACGGAACAAAGTGAACAATGAAATTGATGTTGTAAAATAACTGGAAATGACAACTTGGTCGCATCACTCGTCGACATTTGATTTCCAGTTGGGATGCAAAGCTCGACCCTTGTAGCCCTTGGGGAGTCCGATTCTGCGGATCTTCTTTCTTGGACCTTGAATGATAAACAGACATAAGAATCATCGTGTTACTCTACACAACTCACTTCTATTCGAAGATCTATAAACTGATAGTATTTTTGTTGTGCCAATAGAAATGTTTGTCGATCCCCGTCCCAATAGATAAACGTGTTATCTTCCTTTATCACGGATATTCAGTACGTTTTCTGCTGCTTTTGTCGTAGCATTTCATCAGCATCGCTTGGAAGCACGCATTGCTACTTTTATCGACCTGTTCGTGTCTGGACTTAGTCTCTGTAGCTCGTCGGCTGGACGATAAGCTTGTTGGTAAACGACTTAGATATTTGGGTTTCGTAGTAATTTGATTTGTTAAACTAAGTGGCTGGGCTAGTCAATCAGACGCCCTGTTTAGCTCGCTAACTATTTCAAGCAGGTTAGTTCACACTGCTTTCACCTAGAGAAGCATGCTAGGTATGCCACCAAGCAAATATCTCCCGTTTTCAATGAAGAGTCGGTCTCTCCTAGTTAGTTAGTTAAATAGTTCGTGATTTCGTTTAATAGTTAGTAGGTCAGGCAGTCTAGTTAGTTAGTTGTCTGTTTGTTAGTTAGTTGGTTAGTTAGTTCGttcgttagttagttagttagttagttaaataGTTCGTGATTTCGTTTAATAGTTAGTAGGTCAGGCAGTCTAGTTAGTTAGTTGTCTGTTTGTTAGTTAGTTGGTTAgttagttcgttcgttcgttagttagctagttagttagttatttagttagttagttagttagttagttagttagttagttagttagttagttagttagttagttagttagttagttagttagttagttagttagttagttagttagttagttagttagttagttagttagttagttagttagttagttagttagttctCACGAGAATACCATAAGGTGAAGTTCTGCAAAACAACTAGCGCATCGCACACACAAAAGCCACAACGTGTTAATCCAAGCCTAGACATCCGTGCTTTGTTACCTTCACACTTGGCCTCCCCCGGATTCTTCCTTTTTTCATCGGACGTGCACGCGACGCCCGAAGCGACGCTTTTGCAAGACGCCTCTTCCTCGTTCAAGGCTTGAATCTTGCACAGTTCGGCTTGCGGTTCACAACTGCTACTTCCCGCTGGTGCCGACTTGGTTTTGGAATCTTCTTCAGGCGGGATGTTCTCGCTGTTCTCGGACATGAGACATTCCTGAGACGTCGGGACGACCAGGAAGCGTCTGGAGTTCTCGTCGAAATATACTTCCATGACCTTCATGTAGGCCCCTGCCCCGGCTTCACTGCGCTTACGGGGCGTTTCATTGTTCTCCCGTTCGTCCGCGAGAGGACGCCCTTGCGATTCCTCGTGTGGGTATTGCCCAGGTGGAGTGTTATCGCCGCTACCCTCTTCAGGTGGAGTCAGTTGAGGATAGTCCACTAGTTTTGCCACTGCCTCGCTAGGAGTGCCAGGGCAGGTCGACCCTTCACAGGTCCCCGACTCAAAGCAGCCGACGTCCGTTTCAGGCTCCACTGGTGGTCTTTCCATCGCATCGCCATCATCACTCGAGCATCTAGGGGATCGCTCGTCTTGGCCTTCTTCGCGAGGGAGGCTACTTGAGCTGTTTGAGCTACGCTTACAATAGCTGTGCAGTGACAGTACTGCTCTGTGAAAAGTACCGTTGTCCACGGACGTTACTGCACTACTGGTGTCTTCAGCTTCCGCTGTAGCGTGTCTTGCGATCCAAACGTCGTCTGACTCCCCTTCCGTGCGCAGACTGGGACGTCCCGCACTTTCCAGCTGGAAAACGCGAGGCTTCTTGATTTCCGCCAAGGGGTCCTCTGTTGGCGATTCCGAACGTTCTCCTGGCGGAAAATTCCCTTTCCTCTTTCTGCACAATGACGACGCTGCTGAGTCGATGGGAGTGAACAGTCCGTTATTCGACTCCGCGTCTTCAGCGTGTGCCATTTGACGGCGACTGTACTCGGTCAATCCGTCAAACGGACTCGAAGCCCACGAAACGCCCGAAGACGACGAGCCATCGGGGTAACTGTAATAGCAGGGCAGCAGGTCGTCTTCGGACTCAAACGACTCCGACTCGCTGGTTGTATGCAGAGTGCGCGAACtattgtcgtcttcgctgtcGTCTTCGCTATCGTATATGAAGACGCTCTCTTCATCTGTCGAAGGGCTGCAGCTCGACGCAGAGCCCGTTGGACGATCAACGCGTACTGGAGGCGTGCTCGGGCGCAGAGCACAGTTTTGCCTCAACAGTCGATTCTGGTTCCGTCGTTGTTCGATTTCCGCGCTTGTGGAAGTAGCCAGACCGTAGCACTGGCCTCGCCGTTCGTCTTCGGGCTCGAAACCTCCGGCCGGTTCTGGCAAGCCTCTCTTGTCGTGAGTCGAATGAAGCGCGTCGGACACCGCGTTCCCGTCTTCGTAAAAACTGCGGTCTTGATCTTCCACGTCACTGAGGCATCGCTGCGTGTAAGGCACCGAGTCACTTTCCTCACTGTTCTGCGTTTTGAAGACAGAACCTGATGAGTCACTCTTTCCTGCTGATTGGGAGAGCGCGAGcgcttcttttccttcttccacttGAGAGCTGGCTTCGGTCTTCGTCTGTGAATATGCAGAGGATACGTGGATCTCGGCCTTTAGATCGTAGCACTCCGAGCATGGACCTGTGCTGGCAAGTGCAGTTGTGTTGTCCATCCGTGACAACGCAACAGTGAGGGAGCTTGAAGTGTCCCACCGAGCCCCTTCGGGATCGGTGAACTTGATGTTGAAGTGCTGATCGTCAGAGTCGACCCTTGACAGGGCGAATTGAGGAACAGGTGAGGGTTTCGCGCCGTATGTAGAGTTACTCCTGAATGCAAATTCACCGGATGGAGTCATAGTATTGTCCGTCGCAGAATTTGGCACATTCTTCGTATTATTCATACGCTTCGTGGGGACAGTCGGGGCAGAGGTCAGAACCTCTCGACCTCCTTCGCAAGAGGACATTCCGTCAGCCTCGTCGTCAGATTCCATCCATGCGTCACCATCAGGGACCGTGGGTTCCGGGTTGTGGCCGAAGCAATCCCTTTCGACTTGCAGTGGAGTAAGTTCACCTATCGGATGGGAGGTCGCCACCGTCGCCTCATTGTTCAGAAGATTCGGTGACAAGCTCTTGGGGTAGTCGAAGATTTCCAGCAGGCACCTGGAGTCGGCTACTAATGTCTGCATATGGTACAACGGTGCTTCGAGCTCAGGTGGCTGGTGACAACCGTGGGTGCCACCGGGAACTGTAAATGTCAAGTCTGCAGCTGCGTGATATCCGACTCTCGGACATTCCAACGGAAGTAAATCAGGAAGAACTTGGCTTCCTGTTTCACCACTGTATGATGAAGCCTGGACAAGGTCAAACAGTAGACCAATGTCATCCTGGTATTCCCCTTCCGGAAAAGGAGGGATCAAGTTTTCCTCGAACAAGGCATTGGTAGGTCCAGTAGTGACCCCTCGATCACTCATGGAAACAACCATGCCTCCAGCCACATCCCTACTGACATCTACCCATTGGGGAGGTTCCATTGACTGTGATGGAAGTCCTTCGAGTGCGAAGTCGTCGCGTGCTTTGCGTGTCGAGTCGAAGTTGGACAGGCTGTCTCCATTCCACCACGCTGGAACTCCGCTGATGATGAGCAGTTCCTCGGCGACATTCCTGCGAGTTCTCTTGATCATAGAGAGAGTGCCCCTCAAATCAAAAAGTCTTACGACTCTTGTGTTCTTCGACTCTGGTTTCAAGAAAACGTCGTTGTAAGCCCGCGAACGTGCTCCTTCGAATGAGTAGTCGGAGACTAGATTGTCAGCGGAACTAACACTTATTCCGGAACTATGCTCTACTGCGAAGTTTTCCGCGACCGTGTTCGTCTCTCTTCCAGAGTTGAACGATTGCTGCACTCTGACTGGGATTCCTTCTAACAACTCAAAACGGCGTTCAAGCCGACCAAGAGTGTTCGTCGTTTGCACTTTTGGGTCTGTTGTGACAGCGCTCGAGACTGACCGTATCTCATTGACGAGGTGCCTTGGTCGCATATTCGGGTTTGAGTCGACCCCGAAAACACTGTTCTCGTTTAGCGAAAAGTCACGCTCGGTGACCTTTTTGGCAAAGTCGTCGCGGGCGGTGACTGTTGCTTTGAAGTGCTCAATGGGCAGGTCAGGAATAACCTCTTCATCGCGATACCGGGAAGCTGAATCGTCCAGGAAACTGCGTTTACTTGCATCTTCAACACACTGATGATAAACGGTGACTGAACCGCTAGGATCCGTATCAGGTAGCACGAAGATGTCTTCTGCCTGACACTGAGAAGCTGGTTCAACCATCCTAGAAATTTCTAGGAAACGCGGCAGAGGTGTCGTTCGAAGAACGGCTGGCCGCTTGTTCGTTCCCGCCACCAACCGCTAGCGCCATTGCCGACGGGAAGTTCGCAGAAGCGTCGGTTAAGAGCGGAGCTGGCCGCATTGTCGCGAGCTGGCGTGGTGCGAAGAACGACGTCGCATCCAAACGAAAGGGCAACGAAGTGCAATTGGCTTCTTCAATTGAACGGCCGCAGACGAGCGGCGAGGCGTTTTGAGCGC encodes the following:
- the LOC119431250 gene encoding uncharacterized protein LOC119431250; protein product: MRPRHLVNEIRSVSSAVTTDPKVQTTNTLGRLERRFELLEGIPVRVQQSFNSGRETNTVAENFAVEHSSGISVSSADNLVSDYSFEGARSRAYNDVFLKPESKNTRVVRLFDLRGTLSMIKRTRRNVAEELLIISGVPAWWNGDSLSNFDSTRKARDDFALEGLPSQSMEPPQWVDVSRDVAGGMVVSMSDRGVTTGPTNALFEENLIPPFPEGEYQDDIGLLFDLVQASSYSGETGSQVLPDLLPLECPRVGYHAAADLTFTVPGGTHGCHQPPELEAPLYHMQTLVADSRCLLEIFDYPKSLSPNLLNNEATVATSHPIGELTPLQVERDCFGHNPEPTVPDGDAWMESDDEADGMSSCEGGREVLTSAPTVPTKRMNNTKNVPNSATDNTMTPSGEFAFRSNSTYGAKPSPVPQFALSRVDSDDQHFNIKFTDPEGARWDTSSSLTVALSRMDNTTALASTGPCSECYDLKAEIHVSSAYSQTKTEASSQVEEGKEALALSQSAGKSDSSGSVFKTQNSEESDSVPYTQRCLSDVEDQDRSFYEDGNAVSDALHSTHDKRGLPEPAGGFEPEDERRGQCYGLATSTSAEIEQRRNQNRLLRQNCALRPSTPPVRVDRPTGSASSCSPSTDEESVFIYDSEDDSEDDNSSRTLHTTSESESFESEDDLLPCYYSYPDGSSSSGVSWASSPFDGLTEYSRRQMAHAEDAESNNGLFTPIDSAASSLCRKRKGNFPPGERSESPTEDPLAEIKKPRVFQLESAGRPSLRTEGESDDVWIARHATAEAEDTSSAVTSVDNGTFHRAVLSLHSYCKRSSNSSSSLPREEGQDERSPRCSSDDGDAMERPPVEPETDVGCFESGTCEGSTCPGTPSEAVAKLVDYPQLTPPEEGSGDNTPPGQYPHEESQGRPLADERENNETPRKRSEAGAGAYMKVMEVYFDENSRRFLVVPTSQECLMSENSENIPPEEDSKTKSAPAGSSSCEPQAELCKIQALNEEEASCKSVASGVACTSDEKRKNPGEAKCEGPRKKIRRIGLPKGYKGRALHPNWKSNVDE